A single window of Archangium gephyra DNA harbors:
- a CDS encoding MEDS domain-containing protein — MNGPSMPAPTAPPVLLEAGAAVGETARQLTRLGLGDHVCLVYERMADHVAALVPYMRQGLERGERCVYVVDAHGVEDVAVVLEAHGVEVERERARGALVFLTQRETFLREGRFEPEAMIAYFHRVVVESLAAGFSGVCATGEMSWALGPEPSREELLRYEMLLNHFLPGSRAMANCQYDRRRFPPEVIRDVLRTHPRVILGDEVHENLFYETPEMLLGEESAAMRVEWMVRQLKRVREAERKLVLMGIRLSEQAVENRRLYEEAREAVRARDEFLSVASHELKTPLTPLRLRLQGLKREVEGRGGEPVARERVASVAQGAEQQLRKLAVLVDALLDVSRLTQGRLVLTWEELDLTEVVREVVERFAQQAAKTGSAVEVEAEGRVMGRWDRVRLEQVMTNLLSNALKYGAGRPVRVAVEGEPERAVLVVSDEGIGIGPEHLERIFGKFERAVSGRHYGGLGLGLYITRQIVQALGGTIEVESEPGHGATFRVVLPRFSPQSVGAVSPSPLGRGAG, encoded by the coding sequence ATGAACGGACCATCCATGCCAGCGCCCACCGCGCCGCCCGTGCTCCTGGAGGCCGGCGCGGCGGTGGGTGAGACGGCCCGGCAGCTGACGCGGCTGGGGCTGGGGGACCACGTCTGCCTCGTGTACGAGCGGATGGCGGACCACGTGGCGGCGCTGGTGCCGTACATGCGGCAGGGGCTCGAGCGCGGCGAGCGCTGCGTGTACGTGGTGGACGCGCACGGGGTGGAGGACGTGGCCGTGGTGCTGGAGGCGCACGGGGTGGAGGTGGAGCGGGAGCGGGCCCGGGGAGCGCTCGTCTTCCTCACGCAGCGCGAGACGTTCCTGCGCGAGGGGCGGTTCGAGCCCGAGGCGATGATCGCCTATTTCCACCGGGTGGTGGTGGAGTCCCTGGCGGCGGGCTTCTCGGGGGTGTGCGCGACGGGGGAGATGAGCTGGGCACTGGGCCCGGAGCCGTCGCGGGAGGAGCTGCTGCGCTACGAGATGCTGCTCAACCACTTCCTGCCAGGCAGCCGGGCGATGGCCAACTGCCAGTACGACCGGAGGCGCTTTCCGCCGGAGGTCATCCGGGACGTGCTGCGCACGCACCCGCGGGTCATCCTCGGGGACGAGGTGCACGAGAACCTCTTCTACGAGACGCCGGAGATGTTGCTGGGGGAGGAGTCGGCGGCGATGCGGGTGGAGTGGATGGTGCGGCAGCTCAAGCGGGTGCGGGAGGCCGAGCGCAAGCTGGTGCTGATGGGAATCCGTCTGTCCGAGCAGGCGGTGGAGAACCGGAGACTGTACGAGGAGGCGCGCGAGGCGGTGCGGGCGCGGGACGAGTTCCTCTCGGTGGCGTCGCACGAGTTGAAGACGCCGCTGACGCCGCTGAGGCTGAGGCTGCAGGGGCTGAAGCGGGAGGTGGAGGGGCGCGGGGGGGAGCCGGTGGCGCGCGAGCGCGTGGCGAGTGTGGCGCAGGGGGCGGAGCAGCAGTTGCGCAAGCTGGCGGTGCTGGTGGACGCGCTGCTGGACGTGTCGAGGCTGACGCAGGGGCGGCTGGTGCTGACGTGGGAGGAGTTGGATTTGACGGAGGTGGTGCGGGAGGTGGTGGAGCGTTTCGCGCAGCAGGCGGCGAAGACGGGGAGCGCGGTGGAGGTGGAGGCGGAGGGGCGGGTGATGGGGAGGTGGGATCGGGTGAGGCTGGAGCAGGTGATGACGAACCTGCTGTCCAACGCGCTGAAGTACGGGGCGGGCCGGCCGGTGCGGGTGGCGGTGGAGGGGGAGCCGGAGAGGGCGGTGCTGGTGGTGAGCGACGAGGGGATTGGCATCGGGCCCGAGCACCTCGAGCGCATCTTCGGCAAGTTCGAGCGGGCGGTGTCGGGGCGGCACTACGGAGGGCTGGGGCTGGGGCTCTACATCACGCGGCAGATCGTCCAGGCGCTGGGAGGCACCATCGAGGTGGAGAGCGAGCCGGGCCATGGCGCCACGTTCCGTGTGGTGTTGCCGCGTTTCTCCCCGCAGTCGGTGGGAGCCGTCTCTCCCTCTCCCCTCGGGAGAGGGGCGGGGTGA
- a CDS encoding ArsA-related P-loop ATPase, producing the protein MLDALWERRALLVSGKGGVGKTTLTAALARAAVAAGRRVLLAEVEVGSDEQDSPSTLGALVGAPRVSGPAVREVSPGLSFVRLSPVEGQRLFLQDVLPLRVMAEAAMRTRALRRFLEAAPALREMGVLFQMLHLVRRTRPDGSPQYPLCILDLPATGHALAIASLPDALLSVMPGGPIGRSVREGLSLLRDPRLTGALLVTLPEPLPVSETLELATAIQRHRIPIAAGVLNRMPDNPFSPDGRAAVERLLGEHGPHLGQRALGRLDRAREAQARLAGNLPAPLLTLPELSVTGPELVARLATHLARPTVHPASPPRSERTGASS; encoded by the coding sequence TTGCTCGACGCACTGTGGGAACGGAGGGCGCTGCTCGTCTCGGGCAAGGGGGGAGTGGGCAAGACGACCCTCACGGCGGCCCTGGCGCGCGCGGCGGTGGCCGCGGGCCGGCGCGTGCTGCTGGCCGAGGTGGAGGTGGGCTCCGACGAGCAGGACAGCCCCTCCACCCTCGGTGCACTCGTGGGGGCCCCCCGCGTCTCCGGCCCCGCCGTGCGGGAGGTGTCTCCGGGGCTGTCCTTCGTGCGCCTGTCCCCCGTGGAGGGCCAGCGCCTCTTCCTGCAGGACGTCTTGCCGCTGCGTGTCATGGCCGAGGCCGCCATGCGCACCCGCGCCCTGCGCCGCTTCCTCGAGGCCGCTCCCGCGCTCCGGGAGATGGGCGTCCTCTTCCAGATGCTCCACCTGGTGCGCCGCACCCGCCCGGATGGCAGCCCCCAGTACCCGCTGTGCATCCTGGACCTGCCGGCCACCGGCCATGCGCTGGCCATCGCCTCGCTGCCGGACGCGCTGCTGTCCGTCATGCCCGGTGGGCCGATCGGCCGCTCGGTGCGCGAGGGTCTCTCGCTGCTGAGGGACCCACGGCTCACCGGGGCCCTGCTCGTCACCCTGCCCGAGCCCCTGCCCGTGAGTGAGACGCTGGAGCTGGCCACCGCCATCCAGCGCCACCGCATTCCCATCGCCGCGGGCGTGCTCAACCGCATGCCGGACAACCCCTTCTCGCCGGACGGGCGCGCCGCGGTGGAGCGGCTGCTCGGCGAGCACGGGCCCCACCTGGGACAACGCGCGCTGGGACGGTTGGACCGGGCGCGCGAGGCCCAGGCCCGGCTGGCGGGCAACCTCCCCGCGCCCCTGCTCACCCTGCCCGAGCTGTCCGTGACCGGCCCGGAGCTCGTGGCGCGGCTCGCCACGCACCTCGCCCGTCCCACCGTCCACCCCGCGTCTCCGCCTCGGAGCGAGCGCACCGGAGCCTCGTCATGA
- a CDS encoding ArsA family ATPase, which yields MNLQSLLREKRVLVLCGAGGVGKTTTAAALGVAAARAGRKVLVLTIDPAKRLAEAMGMPEGGAEPTPIPPERLFAGQEPGPGRLDVWMLDPRVVFERFVRRLSSSPEAARTILENRLYRFLSDLVAGMQEYAAAEALDNFLDEGGYELIVLDTPPSRHALDFLEAPGRLARFLDDRIVSVFLPEEKSRGGRLWRKTSQLVGNVLGSIFGESFTQEMRTFMGAFSGLFAGIRLRADRLRSRLTSPDAAFLLVTSPEGASLSEAAFFRDMLHEKGLPFAGFVLNRSWAREDGLTSPEALLRHVEDAGAARDGVEALIRLADLERARAEAHRGVLARLAEKLPAGAVAVAAPEAGGELEDFGGLVRLGEALATS from the coding sequence ATGAACCTCCAATCCCTGCTGCGGGAGAAGCGTGTCCTCGTGTTGTGTGGCGCGGGCGGCGTGGGGAAGACGACGACGGCGGCGGCGCTCGGCGTGGCGGCGGCGCGCGCGGGCCGCAAGGTGCTGGTGCTGACCATCGATCCGGCCAAGCGGCTCGCCGAGGCCATGGGCATGCCCGAGGGCGGCGCGGAGCCCACCCCCATTCCCCCCGAGCGCCTCTTCGCGGGCCAGGAGCCCGGCCCGGGCCGGCTGGACGTGTGGATGTTGGACCCGCGCGTCGTCTTCGAGCGCTTCGTGCGGCGGCTGTCGTCCTCGCCCGAGGCGGCGCGCACCATCCTGGAGAACCGCCTCTACCGCTTCCTGTCGGACCTGGTGGCGGGCATGCAGGAGTACGCGGCGGCCGAGGCGCTGGACAACTTCCTGGACGAGGGCGGCTACGAGCTCATCGTCCTGGACACGCCGCCGAGCCGCCACGCGCTGGACTTCCTGGAGGCGCCGGGACGGCTGGCGCGCTTCCTGGATGATCGCATCGTCTCCGTCTTCCTGCCGGAGGAGAAGAGCCGCGGGGGGAGGCTGTGGCGCAAGACGTCGCAGCTGGTGGGCAACGTGCTGGGGAGCATCTTCGGCGAGAGCTTCACCCAGGAGATGAGGACCTTCATGGGGGCCTTCAGCGGGCTGTTCGCGGGCATCCGGCTGAGGGCGGACCGGCTGCGCTCGCGGCTGACGTCGCCGGACGCGGCCTTCCTGCTGGTGACGTCGCCGGAGGGGGCCTCGCTGTCGGAGGCGGCCTTCTTCCGGGACATGCTGCACGAGAAGGGGCTGCCCTTCGCGGGCTTCGTGCTCAACCGGAGCTGGGCGCGCGAGGACGGGCTGACGTCTCCCGAGGCCCTGCTGCGGCACGTGGAGGACGCGGGCGCCGCGCGCGACGGGGTGGAGGCGCTCATCCGCCTGGCGGACCTGGAGCGGGCACGCGCCGAGGCCCACCGGGGTGTGCTCGCGCGGCTCGCGGAGAAGCTGCCCGCGGGGGCCGTGGCGGTGGCCGCTCCCGAGGCCGGGGGCGAGCTGGAGGACTTCGGCGGCCTGGTGCGCCTGGGCGAGGCGCTCGCCACCTCCTGA
- a CDS encoding CBS domain-containing protein: protein MAQRHTDDGRDTPARSSPPNGTHAERERRAAESPPGSRERSESDVTGWSTERDEPPEVREGRFHRAAQLRMAQPRTEEGAPPPEDDTRFERVPQRRGLFHRGRGRPVERPSGLTASVPHGPYGRDDRNMEDAAGMGSGPLLGEQERYHALEDNHPQREYRPWDRSGTGQEPSGNAPYEDRGGREVRGEARGPELRGGPGQRGREEHWREDRPGAEQRAGTGDVYSGLMGMGQTGTQRTETQRQGRWKREPLNAREIMTRNVKSAQLDSSLREVARIMKDEDCGVVPVVDKQGRLRGLITDRDLVIRTLAEGRPPDTLHARDIMTDDVEVVTPDEDIHSIIALMGRRQVRRVPVVEKDDRLVGIISMADIATRADYDEELQDALDHISARRSFWSRLY from the coding sequence ATGGCCCAGAGGCACACCGATGATGGCCGGGACACCCCGGCGCGCAGCTCGCCGCCCAACGGTACACACGCCGAGCGCGAGCGCCGCGCCGCGGAGTCCCCCCCGGGCTCGCGCGAGCGCTCCGAGTCCGATGTCACCGGGTGGAGCACCGAGCGTGACGAGCCCCCCGAGGTGAGGGAGGGCCGCTTCCACCGCGCCGCCCAGCTGCGCATGGCCCAGCCGCGCACCGAGGAGGGCGCACCGCCCCCCGAGGACGACACGCGCTTCGAGCGGGTTCCCCAGCGCCGCGGCCTCTTCCACCGGGGCCGGGGCCGTCCCGTCGAGCGTCCCTCGGGCCTCACCGCCAGCGTGCCCCACGGCCCCTACGGCCGGGATGATCGCAACATGGAGGACGCCGCGGGCATGGGCTCGGGGCCGCTGCTGGGCGAGCAGGAGCGCTACCACGCGCTGGAGGACAACCATCCGCAGCGCGAGTACCGCCCGTGGGACCGCTCGGGCACCGGCCAGGAGCCGAGCGGGAACGCCCCGTACGAGGATCGCGGCGGGCGCGAGGTGCGGGGCGAGGCGAGAGGCCCGGAGCTGCGCGGCGGCCCGGGGCAGCGCGGGCGCGAGGAGCACTGGCGCGAGGACCGGCCGGGAGCGGAGCAGCGGGCGGGCACGGGCGACGTGTACTCGGGGCTGATGGGCATGGGCCAGACGGGGACGCAGCGCACCGAGACGCAGCGCCAGGGGCGTTGGAAGCGCGAGCCCTTGAACGCGCGGGAGATCATGACGCGCAACGTGAAGAGCGCGCAGCTGGACAGCAGCCTGCGCGAGGTGGCGCGCATCATGAAGGACGAGGACTGCGGCGTGGTGCCGGTGGTGGACAAGCAGGGCCGGCTGCGAGGCCTCATCACGGACCGGGACCTGGTCATCCGCACGCTGGCCGAGGGACGGCCGCCGGACACCCTGCACGCCCGGGACATCATGACGGATGACGTGGAGGTGGTGACGCCGGACGAGGACATCCACAGCATCATCGCGTTGATGGGCCGCCGGCAGGTGCGGCGCGTGCCGGTGGTGGAGAAGGACGATCGGCTGGTGGGGATCATCTCGATGGCGGACATCGCCACCCGGGCCGACTACGACGAGGAGTTGCAGGACGCACTGGACCACATCTCGGCGCGGCGCTCGTTCTGGAGCCGGCTCTACTGA